ATCTCACATATAACTATGGAAAATAGATACCAATCATGCTGGTCTTTAATGTGACTCCATGACTATATATGCAACGACCAAATGTGAAACAAATCTTATCGTTTTCTATCATTCcttaagtttttaaaaatcCTCTACTTTAGAAGATTCAGATTCTGCAGTATATAACACACGGAATCCATAGACTCACTCATAATGCAGCCAGTGAACCGAGGAAACGTCAAAAGCTGAACCTTTTGCTTTATTGGCATGCTAACATCGAGGCAAGAGCCTTGGAACATGGAGTCAAGTATATAAGACTAGCGGCATAAGAAGAAGCTAGTGTTCACTCTTCTTGCAGAAGCTTCCAGTGTGACTGTAGATAATTCTGACACATCTAAACTTCTATACTTAAAAGGTCATCTCTTTAAAACATTCCTCAAGCTTCAGGTCTTGGCCATCAGTGACATTCGGACCTGCAAGATTGTATTTTTTAGTTAATGAAAACTACTGCAGTGAAAAAATGAAAcaggaaaaggagaagaataATGAGAACCATGATAAGAGAAGGTTCTGGGATGAAGACTCTGCAGTGCAGTGTATGGATCCAAGATGCTCAGATGAGCCATATTTACTACTCTCTTAAGAAGCCTTTTCCATAAATGTGTagataagagaaaaaaaggggaaacaaaAATAACAGCAATGGGACCATCCATCACATTCTTTGCCCCCAAATCAAAATGCAACAATCACTCGGAGAGAACAGtcgaacttttattttttctgtaGAGAATGATAATTtatcacaataaaaatattggtCTAAGTACTACAATAAATTCTCCGTAGAGGTCTCAGAGCTGGAAATAAGTGTTCATACTGACTAGTGTTAGATGAAAGAAAGTTCAGCCCTAGAGACGTTTTTCTTTTACACTAGAGGATCATTTGGTATGCGACAATAGAAAGGAAATATAATTTTGACCCGTTATAGTTGCATGTTATTAAATTccattttctcagtgttctcGTAAAGAAGTGGAGGTAGAGATTTATAAGTAGTAGTTATGCCATAGCTCAACTATTCATGTTCTACCTAACAAGATCATGGCTTCTCTCATAGTAACTACAAGCCATTTTCTCCTAACTTCGTTTTTGAAACTTAGTACAACATGGTTCGAAGAAATGACCGCAAAGAAACTAATGGAGCTATTCATTTTGTGAGATTAGCAATATCGCACCTCTACTCTGATGCTGATCAAATGCAAagcagattttttttttttaaggtagTATTGATGTGACACCATGGAATAAACCAAGAGGCAAGAgttttaaatgaaatatagGCAAAGAAACAGTCTTCATCTTCACCGTTGAGATTATATCCTTCACCAATCTCTCCACCCGCTTGCTATGCTTTTGAAACACCCTTTGATTTCTCTCCATTCATATCCAGTAGATGTAAACAGTCCACACGAGCTTTAAGACTCCCGGGCAACGAGCAGATCCAACAGAGTTCGGTAGACCAGCTTGCTGCAGACCTGTTGATTCCCACTCTTCACAGGATGCTGTACCATATTGAAGCCGTAACTCGgcaggaggaaaaaaaaaatgatcctTGCTTTCCTCATCCTGACCGCAAAACTCATACTCCATAGCTACCGCCTGAGTGCTCCATTTTGCAATTCTACTCTTCGTGCTAAGCCTATCAGGAACACAAAGCCAATCAACGAATGAAGCTCAGGGAATGTTTCCCGAGAACCAAACAGCCTTATGCAATACTACAGGGGGTCCCATGGGCCGGAGTCTAGCCCATGCACTTGAAGCTTTAAGCTTACCAGATTTGTGAAGGAGACAACAGACCGATCCTCCTGCTCCAGCTGCAGATTTTGAGCCAGAGTTTTAATCTGAGCAACCTGGGGATCATTACTTCTTGGCCACAACCAGGTTCCATGCTTCAATACAGACCTAACCATATCTTTCCCCTTGATGGTGGGGAAGCAAACATAACGTCTATTGCAAAATGAAGCCAAGGGTCCAACAGGTAACCAGCTATCATGCCAAAAGTATATGAGCTTGCCATCTCATaccttgaaaaagaaaaaaggccTAACAGATTCCGTTAACTGTAAAAGCTTGAGGATACCAGAGAATAAACCAAAGAGCTTGAGGATATCGGCACGTGACACCCTAAGCCATTCTCGAGTTCAATAAATTCACTCTTAAATGCTGAAGCCAATATAAACTTCACAAGCCCGCTCCACATAGGGAGCATCTCTCTTCTAGAGTTACAAATAATTCAAGCATCGTTAACCATCAATCGGTAATCAGCTTTGTGTCTTTCTAACTCGTTAACCTGCATAACTAAATAGTAAATGCCGAAGCCACCTAGTTATATCCTCCCAAGTCCGATGACGTGGTTTAACACCATTAGATTATCCTGGAACCTCCTAATTTGGGCCGACCCAGCGGTCAAAATAATTCCCACTGCCGATTTTAGGGGAACCTCAGTTCAGTATGACTACAGCTTAATCACATTTGATCTCAACTGAAATGAACCAGAAATTTCCAAACCAAAAGCCAATTCTTTCTACGACCAATTAGAC
The sequence above is drawn from the Punica granatum isolate Tunisia-2019 chromosome 5, ASM765513v2, whole genome shotgun sequence genome and encodes:
- the LOC116207954 gene encoding uncharacterized protein LOC116207954 — translated: MSICFVALYRKYTSKYRLTVHSSGDLYTAYILSRSPFPPSGPPLHCWLLLLLRTIKLRKNSASDGEVRAAASVLSGSLLLRWSRRIGLLSPSQIWLSTKSRIAKWSTQAVAMEYEFCGQDEESKDHFFFPPAELRLQYGTASCEEWESTGLQQAGLPNSVGSARCPGVLKLVWTVYIYWI